The following DNA comes from Phocoena sinus isolate mPhoSin1 chromosome 7, mPhoSin1.pri, whole genome shotgun sequence.
gggcttccctggtggcgcagtggttgagaatccgcctgccgatgcaggggacacgggttcgtgccccggtccgggaagatcccacacgccgcggagtggctgggcccgtgagccatggccgctgagcctgcgtgtccagagcctgtgctccacaacgggagagtccacagcagtgagaggcccgcatactgaaaaaaaaaaaaaaaaaacttacagggCAAACTCTGACTCAGAGGTCACcacctctgggaagccctcctgaTGGTTCCAGCCCTTCCCAGGCCCTCTCAGTTTCAGGTGGAGATCCCCATGCCCGGAGCAGCCATCTGGGCAGCTTTCCCCACGTGTGCACGGTCTCACCACACCCTGCGGCACCTCTGTTTTGTGCagcagggggaagggggaagtggAGGTGGCCACACAGATCTGGGCTGGACCTTGGAATccaccacttctttttttttttttttaacatctttattggagtataattgctttacaatggtgtgttagtttctgctgtataacaaagtgaatcagttatacatatacatatgttcccatatctcctccctcttgcgtctccctccctcccaccctccctatcccacccctctgggtggtcacaaagcgccgagctgatctccctgtgttatgcggctgcttcccactggttatctgttttacgtttggtagtgtatatatgtccatgccactctctcactttgtcccagcttccccttccccttccccatatcctcaagtccattctctagtaggtctgtgtctttatttccttcttacccctaggttctttgtgattatcttttttccttagattccatatatatgtgttagcatacggtatttgtttttctctttctgacttactttgggcagaagacctaaatagacatttctccaaagaagatatacagactgccaacaaacacatgaaagaatgctcaacatcattaatcattagagaaatgcaaatcaaaactacaatgaggtatcacctcacaccagtcagaatggccatcatcaaaaaatctagaaacaataaatgctggagagggtgtggagaaaaggggacactcttgcactgctggtgggaatgtgaattgatacagccactatggagaacagtatggaggttccttaaaaaactgcaaatagaattaccatatgacccagcaatcccactactgggcatataccctgagaaaaccataattcaaaaagagtcatgtaccacaatgttcattgcagctctatttacaatagccaggacatggaagcaacctaagtgtccatcattggatgaatggataaagaagatgtggcacatacatacaatggaatattactcagccagaaaaagaaacgaaattgagttatttgtagtgaggtggatgaacttAGAgtctatagaaagaaaaatgcccaTCTTGCAGGGCTGCAAAGAGTTTTAAATGAGGTCACACCAGCCACATGCGTCTCCCAGCAGGTACTCAACAACGGGAGGGAGCGCTATTGCTGTTATCACTGATAATTATCATTCCTGTCACCAGCCAGACTAAAAGAGGGTAGCGACCAGGTCCCCTGCTGCAGTGCTGGGTGCACGGTGGACACCCAGTAAGCAGATTTTGAGTGGAACACATGGCAAAGCTGGTTTTCAAAGTCCAGAGACCAGCATACTTCTCCCGTCGGACTCTGCACCCTCAAGAAGGGTCTGGGTCTCCTGGGAGTGCATCCTGGTgctggggaaagagagaagaaaccaGCTTTCCAAAGACTTGTGAGGTCCATGTGAATCTCACAGAGGCAGGGCAGGCCTTGAAAGAGGCCCCGGCCTGGACCGCGCGCCCTCAATGTATCCTTTTGCCTGGGCCGTGCCCAACCTCCTCCCACTCAGCCCCAGGAGCTTTGGCGGGGATGAGTGGGTGTTCTCACTATGCAGGGCGAGAGGCCCTAAGCCACTGGGATGTGCCCATCAATTTGAAATCAGGCTGTGATAGAGCTTCGCCGTCAATGGGAGTTTACATATTCATGTAGCTGAGCCCTGAGACTTAGTCACAGCTCCAGGCCCAACTGTGCAGGGACTTATTAGCCTGAAGTCAACAAGGGAGCCCCACCAGGATCTGCACAGGATCGTTGCTTGTACACCAGTGAACAGGGACCGGGTAGGGCCtgggttaaggttagggttaggtttagggcgTGGGGCTCATCCTCTCCGGGAGGCCAAATCTTGAACAGTGAGAAAGGCACTAGTCTGAATTCTGGCTCTGACATACAACCGTTGAAAATGGCCAGTCaccttctcatctgtgaaatgggtgcaATTATGTTTACCTCACAGACTCACTGAAAGGACTGTAGATATGTTGGGCAATGCCCTCGGTGGCTCCTACACCAATGGCATGCTTGTAAATGCCAGCCGTTGTCACCGAAATCCTGCTGTTTCTCATTCTAAGCAGCCTTGGTTTGATGTTTCCTGAGATGTGTCAGCTCAGCAGAAAACAGAGCAGTCcctaataattaaatatttcaacAACAATACCTACCATCCCCAGGACTgaagcacttactctgtgctcCATACTGTATCATCTCATCTCATTAAATCCTCCCAACCACCCATGTGGTAGGCACactggccccattttacagatgggtaagGTGAGGCTCAGCAACTTAAATATCTGTCAAAGTATCGCAGAGGCAGTTTACGGTAAAGGTGGATTTGGATCCAAGTTCAAAGAGGATTGTTGAGTTCCACTGAATAACAGTAGCTAAGAAAAGTTTCCAGGTGGTATAGGTggaaaagtgactttttaaaaacaaatatttaaatgctgATAATAACCAACTTTTATTGAGTATTTCCCATTAACATAGCTGACATCCATTAACTCATTCACTCCTCCCAGTAGTCTTATGGAATAGGTGGCATTCTATGGAAGAGGAAATcatagctcagagaggttatatgACGAGCGTCAGCATGAGAGACAGGGCATTAGATTACGAGAAACAGGGCCtctgagtcagacagacctgagctTCAAACTTGGgcacttccttgctgtgtgaccttgggcaaatcaccagacctctctgtgcctcaattttgcCCCCTCCCAGAGCTGTTAGAATTTTTGAGCTATTTGACTtgctgagcctcactttccttccTTGTTGATATTAAGCAAGATAATACAGATAAAGAGCtcagttcaatttttttaaacatctttattggagtataattgctttacaaaggtgtgttagtttctgctgtataacaaagtgaatcagctagaggcatacctatatccccatatcccctccctcttgtgtctccctcccaccctccctatcccacccctctaagtggtcacaaagcaccgagctgatctccctgtgctatgtggccgcttcccactagctatctattttacgtttggtagtgtatatatgtccatgcctctctctcacttcatcccagcttacccttccccctccacctgtcctcaagttcattctctacatctgcgtctttattcccgtcttgcccctaggttcttcataacatttttttttttttacattccatatatatgtgttagcatatggtatttgtttttctctttctgagttacttcactctgtatgacagactctacaatttttttctctttccactctGTGTCATGACCTGGTTGCTTTTAAAGGGCTGAGCTATTTTGGTGCACTCAGCTGCTGCCCACTGctcagtctggttccagagcGCATGTCAGATGCCCACTGTGACCTGGCATCCCTGTGCCTGTGTCAGTCTCTTCAGCTGGCCTGGAGTCACCAGGCATCAGTGCAGAATGTCCCATCCTCCCCTggcaccttcccccacccccaggtgcaGTGCATCGGGGAGAAGCAGTAGCACACAGCCCTGCACACAGGAACtgcaagagaggaagggaagagagaagggggcCATTCTCCAAACCTCAGGCTGGGGACCTGGGTACGCAACTGAGTAGGCAAACGGAAGGAAGTCCCTTCCTCTTCCGTGTACCAGCAGGAGCAAAACTTGGTTGGCGGGAGttgatctctttctttctttcatttactcaGTCCCAGGGGAAGGGCTGCTGGGTGTAGGTAACATACCAAGAGGTAGATAGTGAGAACAGGAGGAGGGGACACGCTTGAATAATCTGAAAATTAGATGGAAGACATTGTTTACATTGCTTTGAAAATAAGGCAGGATTTTCCCACATAAGGGCAGAATCTGTATCTAAATGGAAGAGCAATCTTGTTAGCAGAGGCTGTTCCTCTGCTAGAGCAGGGATGTAAGAAACAGCTTCCAGGTCTCATGACGGAAGATCCAATCTTCCTTCTGTTTAACCAGTCTAGGTCCTTCGTCTATGGTCAATGGCTTACACCTCGGTGGAAAGGGAAAAGGGCTCAGCACTAAGGACCCCTTAGCATTGTTCAAGGGCAGTCACTAAGAGAGAGAGCAAGTGCAGAACCTGGCGGTGTTCAAAGTTTAAAGTCTTCCCCAACAAATCCACACATATGTACAGTTGGAAAGTCTGGAACAATACAAATCAAGCTGTTAACAGAAATTACCTCTGGGGAAAGGAGACTGCATAAGGAGAGagggaatttttattttctgtcttatatttctgtatattgtttacattttttgcaAGTGCAGATTGCATCAACAATTTTTCAAAAGATGTTTTccatttggagaaaataaaagcatccaGGCTGCAAAAGCACCAAATGAGGGACCCCTGACTGGAAGTGAGGCTACTGCCCAAGCACCCTCAGAAGGTTGAGGGACATCCTGGAGGCCCTGGGGGGAGGAGACCTAAATCAACCCAGAAGCCACAGTGGGCAGCAGTCATAATTTCATGTCAACTGGACAGGTTCTCCTGCTTCGTAACCAGGGCCTTGAAGCTTGCAATAAATGCTCTTTTGCAGTCTTCACCCCTCACCCAAACCGTAACAACTCAGGGTCAGGGATGGAGGGGGATGGAGACGCATTGGTTAAGAGCAGTATACAGCTTGCTGGGAAGACCCCTTCTGATCCTGCTGTAAAGTCAGACACTAGAGGTCTTTCCAAAATCTACCCTGTCAGGATCTCCCAGGATTCccgcatccatccatccatctgtccatccatccatttcacaaacgtttattgagtacctacggtttaccaggcaccattctaagtgcTGGAGTTGGGAATGTGGGTCTCAGTGGTGACTCACACAGATGCTGGGTCTGCCTTGTGAAGCCTGCCGTCCATGGGGAAGACAGACAACTGAACATGGGATTACAGCCTTGTGGCAAGCACCATGGTACGGAAGATCAGGGTTCTATGGTCCTTAGGGGAAGGGGCACCAGGGTGAGGGTTAGAAGGCTACTAGAAGAGAGATGTGCCTGAAAGAGGGATGGGAGCCAACCCGGAGGAGAGGATTCCAAGTACAGGAAACAGCATGACTGGTGTATGGAACAGtaagaaggaagaaagtgagaAGTCTGGAAATCAACTGATTACACTGTTGGGAGAGAGCAGACACTTAGGAGCCTCCACAACATGTGGCTTCACCTCTGGAGTGCTTGTTGGGGAGCCTTGCTTGTATCAGGGTGCCTTTGTTGTGGTTTGCGTTCGAGGCCTCACCACCCTGCCCTGACTATACTCCTCAAAGATTTGGTTTCCAGGCTCCGACAGATTTCAGCACCAGTCCCTTGCCCCCACCTGGGGCAAGTCACTGCacctccttgtgcctcagtttcctcacctgtaaagtgggagaATAGCAGTACTTACTTCACGGGGGCGTTGTGAGGAAACAATTGTGCCCCAGCATCAATTCTTGGCACATTGTGAGGGCTTAATCCATAAAAACTGTAGCTCTGCCTGGTTGGCCATGGCCATGGTGCAGTGAGTGTGAAAACTAGAAGACAGGCACATGGGGGTTGTTGCattattctgtttccttttgaGTATTTGTGAAATTCTTAtgacaaaatttgtttttaaaaatgactgctCCTAACATTTACTTCAACTACTGCTGGGACCCGGGCTCCTTTGTGTAACACCCTCACTGGTTGAAGGAAACTAGGGTATGGCAATAACAGGCGACCAAAACATGCTTCTAGAATTCCACATTTCCACTTGCCAGCTTCGTCCTCCACAACGTCCAGCAGGGCCCTGGGAGAGGCTttgtccccagcccagcccttcctGATTGCAGGATTTGGCTCCAATGCCAACATCAGTCTTCAAAATCAGATAAGAGAAGGAAATACTGAAACTTTGGttctatttacttttaatctaaaaaggagagagaaaatcaaGCATTACTAATACTTAAAATATGGATTGAAACTGTGCACTCAAAGAACTAAAATGCACAGACTTACCTGGGACTCataaaagaacacatttttgCCTAAGATTCCGGAAAAATGGCAAGTTGAACGGAAACACTTGGATTAgcccttgtttctttttgttgcaatgagaGGAGACTTGTGTCCAAACTTGGCTAGCCAGCTGGAATATAGATACGGACTTGAATGTGGAGATCCTTCAAtgaatataaagacaaaaagataGAATTTTGAAGGTATGGATGGACAGTGGTATACATAAATTATTCATAAGTCAAATACGTATATTGGGGATTAGTGCTCGAAAAACTGTTTGTCCAGTAGGACTGCGTGGTCAGTGAAGTTTAAGCAAGTGGTCTCCACAATATGACTTCTCCATGGTGTCATTATAACTCCATGCAGTGGGCAGCGTAGATGTTTTGTCTTGGGTGCCCACCTGTCACACAGATAGGAGGTTCACGTAGCAGACGGCATAACCTCTATCCGAATTTCCAGGGCCAGGTGCATATCTCATGCTCACAGGCAGTCCTGAAAATAATCACTCACCCAGATGTGGACTCTGGGAATGAAACAAGGGCCCTCTCTGCAATCAGGGACAGCCATGCTCACTTCAGCTaaaccctccccccgccccagcaagaggaagaagggagagctATTATAGGAGAAGGTGGTCAGTGGTCCCTAAGGagaagggtggtggtggggttgcTGGTGGAGACACACAGGTAAACATGGAGCATTTGGAGTTGGTGACCAAAGGGTCCCGCCATCAACACTGAACCCAAGACAGGAAGTTCCCAAGCCAAATGCCTCAGGAGTCTGGGGTGCTCTCTGGGGGCAGCCTGGGTCGAAGAAGCAGGTCTTTCATCTCGTCTGACCCTTTGAAGGGTGCTGAGACTCCCTAATTCAGAGAAAGGAGTGGGAAGTATGTCCCACCCGTTTGCCCTCCTCTCAAACCCCTGGGAGCTCTGAGAGGTGAATGTGCTCCAGCTGTGCAGTCAGGACGACAGGTAGAAAATGGACCCAAAAGTAATTAGGAACTTAAAATGATACTTCACCACTGATTGCTAATAATTCTCAACCCACCTAGAGACAAAAAGGATGTGTCTTGAGCAAATAGTTTCTTTCATTTCACATGCACCCCGAGACTGATGGCACACAGTGGTGGCAGAGGTCTCCCCACCCCTACCTGCCCCATCTCGGGGAGTCCTCCAGGAAGATCATGGGATTGTAGATCAGTGGGTCATGAGGGGCCTGCCTGGGACACAGAGAACGCGTCAACACAGAGAGAGTTGTTCCTCGGCTGGCGAGCTCCTGCCGTGGGCCGCGCCTCCCACCACCCGCTACCTCATCAATCTATCATCCTCTTAGTAGCTGACATCTCTGGCAGCTCCTCCCAGCAAGCTGGGCATTAGAATTGCAAGAAGCCCGGTTGCCCCGGGGAATACAGATGGAGGAATCTCAGATTCAAATTTGTCCAAGTATTGTGAACATCCGGACCCAGGCAAGGCGTCTCTACTGCCCTTCCACCAAAGGGGAGTGATGGGGGTTTTGTTAGAAGTACAAATTGCTTCTTAATGCAGAGGATAAAGCTGGGCTCCTTAGAAATTCCTTCCGCTCCCAGGAAAGCCACTGCTGCAtgtcaattttaatttttgaaatttaaactgAGGGCTTTGTGTCTAAGCTCCATCTCATCGGAGGAAGGGGGGGAATAAGTCAGAAAGGATTAGGGGCCCGGTGGGGATTGCAGATCCATAGCAATTAGACTTCATTTGAGTCTCAGATATTTGGTTTTAATCGCATTTCTGGATGATACAATCGACAAGGCATCAGAAATTGATACGTATGCAACGGTAGACAGGGTTGGCTCTGCCCTCCCCAGttcctgggctcagctgggtttGGGCTCCACAatcactgggggtggggtgggtggggaattGGGACTCATTTGGATCTGAAACTGGAGAGATGGTGGTTTGCACATGGATGTTGTTTCTCCCCTCGCTCTCTTTGAGCACTTTATCCCTGGATTCGAAGCAGATGCAATCATTGCTAATATTCAAGTGAATGACGATAAAACAAATAAAGtaagagcaaataaaataaaagcataaagagAAAGAGCGACAGACACAGGACTCGAGGCGGGGAGTATAGCTGTCTTTTAAATGGGAATCGCGGTTTTCAGCATCCTCCAGGAATTAAAGTGGAGCACAATGTAATTTGGGGGCGGACATGTAGCCATGAACATGTCACACACCACACTGACATGACTGTATGAATacgtatgtgtgtgcatgtgtgtaacaTGGATTAGCCATGACAACCATAACATTATATCcacaaggggtgtgtgtgtgtgtgtgtgtgtgtgtgtgtgtgtgtgtgtatccagtTTTACATAGGTAGCACACCCTGGGGTTGCCTCTGTGTACACATTCACATTTCTCTTCAAACAACTGGTCAAAATGAGCTCCGTAAATACAAACAGGTTGCTAActagttattttgtagataacGTACTGTTTATCGGAACTCAACCTAAACAcagaataaaaaagtgaaaagaaaaaaatcaacaccatgtggagtgtgtgtgtggaatggtgaagggaaggaaagagggggaCCAGACAAACATGGTCAGGTTCAGAGCAGGTGTCCCACACCACTGTGCGCACGGGAAGACCCGCAAAAGGGGGTGTCCCGCTGCAAGGGATAGAGTCTATCTCAGTTACCACACAGCTCTGGGTGAATTCCGCAAGCTGGAGAGTCCACAGAATTGCCTCAGTTTACCAGTTCCTTGGAGAGTTATGGACCCAGCTGGTGTAAGTTAATGGACATCAGCTGTAGTGCTACGGGTACTACATGCCTGAGTGGGTGTGTTTCCTCAGGGATTTCTGTACTTCCTTTTAGGAGATATCAGACATCACCAGATGGCAAATACCTCATTCATGCCTCTCATTATGCAGAAAtgcctcctctcccctttccttctgcaGAAACTCCTGGCCTTTGACCTCCTCCCACAAGGCTGGGAGCCTGAAGGTCCAAACCTCCCTCTCCTGTCACCCTCaaaatctccctcccaccctcctctggGCCCCTCCAATTCAAGgcagcagcccagcccaggggAGACCCCCCCCGCAAAGGGTGAGATGCTGccctcccatctccccacatCTTTTCTCCCATCCCAGGTGACAGGGACAAGGCAGTGGCTGGCAACCAGGGTATAGATGGAGCTATTCAGGGCCTAGCTTAGGTCTTCGTGTCAAGGAGAACACCTGGAGGCCTGGTCCTGGGGCCACGCTGATAGAGACATTGGAATCCATAGtctaaaaacataatttaatgcATTGCAGTGGGTCTGAGGCAGGATGGAGTTTCCGTTTGCTGGGATTCTGCTGAGGGTGGGATTTGGGCTTATAGACGGGGACATTTGCACAAGTATTTCAGGTCACAGAGAAGGATGCCCCAGGGAGCTCGTGCTCACTTTGGCCTCCCTCGGGTGGCCCGGGCTGGGAGCCCTCAGTCTCAGGGCACTCCTAGGAGGAGGGGGACTGGAAGAGGGCAGGCGTCCCTCCGGGCCTGTCGAGTCCAATCAGGTTTGCAAAGTCCGCACTGCCGCCTCACCGGGGTTCAGATTCACGCTCATTTCTCTGCTCTGGCGTCCCGCTCTCCCGCCCTAGGCTGGGGACAGAGACCGTGAGCGCAGTCCAGAGCGTGGCGAGTCGCAGACACACTGAGATCGGAAGCGGGGCAGGAAGGACAGCAGGGATGTGTCTTTTCCAGCGATGTCAGGAAGCGAGAGTGGTCCTCGCCAAGGAACAGAGGAACAGAGCGCTCCCACTGGCATAGGGCGGCCAGAAGCCACCCCACCTCGCGCTCCCGGCGCCTCTAATCCGGGTACAGAAGAAAGCCCGAGAACGTGCTGTACTTGTTGTTGTTGCCTCCATGAGCCTTCCCTCCGTCCAGCTTCACGTACACCTCGTCCCCCGAATCAAGGTGCAGCACCACGCTGTTACTGGCGTAGTCGTAGTTCTGGTCGGCGTCCTGTGCGATGGCGCTGGCCCGGACCTGGGGGCGAGAGACCGCAGTGGGTGGGCCCGGGCACCCGTGCTTGGGCCCTTTCCTTGTCCCCCACGTGGCGCGCCCCCTGGCCGGCCTTCCGCCTGCAGCTCCAGGGTCCACTCTCCCACCCAGGCTCCACGCTCTCTCTCCAACTTAGCCAACTCCTTCCCGGTCCCCTATGCTCCGCAGTTTCCAAGTccgggaaggagggagagagagggcttcGTGGACATTGACCCAGCGGGGACGGGCGGATAGCAGGGGCCGGGGCCGAGAAGAAAGGAGACGGGGAGGACACAGGGGAGAATGGGGGGCACAGAGAGCCAAAGAAGAGTGAGGTTTCCAAGAAGCCCACGGGGCTTCAGGCGGGTATGCAAATAGCGGGGAGAGTGCAATTTGGGTAGCGGGGTCTCGGAGCTCTGGGAACACAACCTCGGGAGCTATGGGATAACTGCGACCACGGCGCCCCGAGAAACGGGATGCTATCGTGCGCTCCCTGCCGGGGCGAGCTCGGGCGCTGGCAAGTGGGGAGAAAGGAGGCTGGGTTCCCAGGCGGTTCGGGGCTCAGGGTGGGAACGAGGTTCCGCGGGGATCtgcgggggtggaggtgggagtagGGGTGTCACTGACCTGCCCGTTCTTGCAGAGGTCCGCCCACATGCTAGTGCCGTCGCCGCCGCGCATGAGGATGTGGTAGGTGAAGAAGTAGATGCCCCGCACCTGGCAGCTGAACTTGCCAGTAGTGGGGTCGTAGTGATTGCCGAGATTGGTGACCACGTCGTCGAATCTGAGCACCTCGTAGCCCTCATGGGGACTCTTCAGACCCACATAGAAGGCGATCTTTGGACCGCTGAAGGCGGCGTTCAGCGCGCCGGTCACTTCGCCCTCAGAGTCGCCGCCGCCCCCGGTTCCGCCACCCACCACCCCGACACCGCCTGCCGGGCCCGCCGTCAGCTGCAGCCCAGGCAGCCCGGGCCGCCCCGAGTCGCCCTTCTCCCCCGGGGGACCCCTGGGTCCAGGTGGGCCCGGCTCTCCCGGGGGTCCCCGCGGCCCCGGCTTGCCGGGTCGCCCCGGGTCGCCCTTGGGTCCCTGGATGAAAGGGGGGCGGAGGGTTGACGCTCAGGTCCTGCATGACTTCCAGGGCGGTAGTGCTGGGTCCGGGCGGTGGAGCCTTGGCTCCCGCGGGGCCCCCGCCGGGTGCCGCGCTGTACGGGTCGCAGATCATGCGACAGGTGCCCATCATCTCGTAGTGCGCCGCCGCGGGGGGCGCCGCCTGCAGCAGCAACGGCACGGCGATAAGCAGCCCCAGAGCCATGGCCAGGAGCACGCCGACGGCCGCCAGGCAGgcgcgccgccgccgctgccacaGCCGGGAGGCGACCGCCACCAGCTCCTCCTTGCCGCCCGGGGAGGGAATGGTCGGGCGGCTCAGGCGGCCCCGCTCCCCGCGCTCGGGGGCGGACTCCGTGGGTCCCGGCCGCGCCCCCGACGTGGCGACCCCCTGCTCCGGGCGCCCAACTACTTCAGCAAGAGGGCGCCCTGGCCCAGGCGCGGGTGGCTGCTCAGGAGAACCGCGGAGGCCCGGAGAGCATGGCCGGGGGCTCCCAGGGACGAGCCCGGCGCCCCACGGGTCCCGGCCGCTGCGGCCGGGGAGAGCCGGGTGCGAAGGCGGCGTCCCGCGAGGGCTCGGCCGCGCTGCCTCCTGCACGGCTCGCCTGGCCTAGGCGGGGGATCCGTGCGCAGGGAGGGGCGCCGGGGCTCCGCGGCgcgctctgctctgctctgctctccagCTGCTCGCTGGCTCTCGCGCGGAGGGGGGACCCAGCTACCCTGACGTAAGGAGTCCGGGGCTGAGCTGCAGAGGCGGCGAGGAAGCAGCGCGCGCTGCCATCACTTGGGAGACGGCGCCCTCGTGTCATCAGCCTTCGGTCCTCCTCCTCTCCGGCGGCTCCCTCGGCAGAGACGGCGAGGGTGCGGTTCCTCCTGGCGGCGCCTGGGAGCCACAAGTGGGCGCAGCGGGCGCAGCCTGGGCCCAGCTCCTCGGGCACACCC
Coding sequences within:
- the C1QL2 gene encoding LOW QUALITY PROTEIN: complement C1q-like protein 2 (The sequence of the model RefSeq protein was modified relative to this genomic sequence to represent the inferred CDS: deleted 1 base in 1 codon); translated protein: MALGLLIAVPLLLQAAPPAAAHYEMMGTCRMICDPYSAAPGGGPAGAKAPPPGPSTTALEVMQDLSVNPPPPFIQGPKGDPGRPGKPGPRGPPGEPGPPGPRGPPGEKGDSGRPGLPGLQLTAGPAGGVGVVGGGTGGGGDSEGEVTGALNAAFSGPKIAFYVGLKSPHEGYEVLRFDDVVTNLGNHYDPTTGKFSCQVRGIYFFTYHILMRGGDGTSMWADLCKNGQVRASAIAQDADQNYDYASNSVVLHLDSGDEVYVKLDGGKAHGGNNNKYSTFSGFLLYPD